The Panacibacter microcysteis DNA window CAGGCTGAATATCTCATGCACCATGCAGGCGCCATTCCAGAGCAGCATATTGCGTCCTATCTGCTTGTTGAGATAAGCACCGAGGTTTTTATCAGGTGCAAAAATGATTGGCTGATCTGCAGGTACACTTTCAATGATCTTTTGTGCATTGCTGCTTGTACAAATAATATCACTCAAAGCTTTTATATCAGCACTGCAGTTTATATACGATATAACAATATGATCAGGGTGTTTTGCCTTAAACGCGCTGAACAGATCTGCGGGTGCACTATCTGCAAGTGAACAACCTGCTTTCAGGTCTGGCAACAAAACCTTTTTATGCGGGTTTAGAATTTTTGCTGTTTCAGCCATAAAATGTACGCCGGCAAAAACGATTATATCAGCATTGGTCTTTGCCGCGTGTTGCGCCAGCCCCAGGCTATCACCAATGTAATCGGCAACATCCTGTATATCCGGCTCCTGGTAGTAGTGGGCCAGCAACACTGCGTTCTTTTCTTTCTTCAATCTTTCAATCTCATGAAACAGGTCCAGCGACGGATCTATGTTTACGTCGAGAAATCCTTTTTCATTAATTTTTTTTCGTGCTGCTGCAATGTTAATTTCCATTGTAATAAGATATATTAATACATTATTATTATAAACACCTACTACTATTACGGGTGTTAATTTCGGGATAACTTACTTATCCCCAGAGTACAAAGTTAATTACACTTGATTTACTAACAGGAATAAACAACAAATCCACATGGTTGTTTGTAAGCAGGTAAAGCCTTTGAGTAAGTTTTTAACAAAAGTTGATAACAGCTTCCGTGTTTTTTCACAAACGTCAATTCACACCATTTCCACTGTTAACGAAGACAACGAAAAATGTCAGCAAAATTTTCAAAAACCCCGAAAGCTACAAAACCCGCTTAGTTATTCTTTGCGTTTCCCCAACAGCAATAAAAAAAAACGGCTTTATCAACATACATAAACGCTTTTCAACAATACGCTGTTAAGAAATAAAAAATACCGGATACTTGTTTCATTTGAATGATTGATTTATGGCGGGGAAACCTGCACCGCAAACCGAAGCTGCAGTAAAAAACAACAGTACAAGAGTGCGACGCAACAGGTGATGCCACAGGGCTTTTAGCCGGGCCCATAACTTTCACTGTGTTTAAAAATGCCTTATACCTGGCCCCCAAGTTATTCACAATTTGTTCAAATGTTTTATTACCCTATTTTTGCCATCCTCTAAAAACCATATAATAATATTATGTCAGTTATTCAACGGATACGCGATAAGGCTGCGTGGTTTGTTTTCGGTGCGATTGCTTTGTCTCTTATCGCCTTTATTCTGCAGGATGCCTTTTCAAGGCGTGGTAGTGTTTTTTCAAGTGAATCAACCCTCGGCGAGGTAAACGGTATTGACATCGACAGGGAAACTTACGAACACAAACTCGATTTTTATGAGCAGGCAAATGGCACGCCAAGAAGCCAGCTCATGGGAAGTGTTTGGGATTATATGGTTGAGCAGACCCTGATGGAGCAGGAATATGAGAAACTGGGTATAAAAGTAGGTGCCGATGAATTAAGTGATGTGTTATTTGGAGATAACCCGCCACAGTGGATGCAACAGGCATTTACCAACCCGCAAACGGGTGTGTATGACGCAAATCTTGCAAAACAGCAGTTTGCTGAAATAAAAAAGAATGCAGATGATGCACGAAATGCACAGCTTTACGAAGGATATCTTGAGCCCACCATTTTACAGACAGAAAGAGAAAAATACCAGTCTTTGATAACCGGTGCTGTATATGTACCAAAATGGATGGCAGAAAAAACAAATGCCGATAACAACTCTCTTGCTAAAATTGCTTATGTTTCTGTGCCTTATGCCTCCATTAGTGACAGCACCGTAAAAGTTTCTGACGATGACGTATCTGCATATATTAAGGCGCATCCGAAACAGTTTGAGCAAAAAGAAGAGGCAAGACAAATTTCATATGTATCCTTCGATGCAAAACCAAGCAGGGAAGATTCAGTTGCCGTAATTGACCAGCTGCAACAGCTGAAATCAGAATTTGCCGCAACAACTGATGAAAAAGCTTTCCTAGCAAGAAACAGCAGCGAATTACCTTATTACAATAGTTTCCTAAACAAAAAGGAAATAAAGCAGGCCGTAAACGATTCAATTTTTGCGTTGTCTGTTGGTGCCGTTTACGGACCCTATGCTGATAATAATAACTATGTGCTGGCAAAACTTGTAGCAGAAAGACAGGTGCCTGATTCTGTAAAAGTGCGTCACATATTGGTAGCAACGGCGCAACAAACACAACAGGGCCAGCTTACACGTGTAAGAGATGACAGCAGTGCAAGAAAAAGATTAGACAGTGCAATAGCATTGTTGAACGCCGGCAGCAATTTCGATTCTGTTTGTGTACAATATTCTGATGATCCGGGTAGTAAAGACAAAGGTGGCGTATATGACTACTTTACATCGGGCAGAATGATGGAAGAATTCAATGACTTCGCCTTTACACATCCTGTGGGTGCCAAGGATGTGGTTAAAACCGCTTACGGTTACCACTATATAGAAGTGCTCGGTCAAAAAGGTGCGGAGACAGGTTATAAATTTGCCTATTTGTCAAAACCGGTATTGGCAAGCGCTGAAACGATCAATAATGCCAGTGCGGCTGCTACGCAGTTCGCATCATCGAGCCGCACCAGGGCAGACTTTGACGCAAATGCGAAAAAGTTAGGGATTACACCACAAACAGCCGGCGATATTAAACCGAACGATTTCAATATCATGGGCGTTGGAGAAAACAGGCAAATGGTCAAATGGATCGCAGAAAACGATCCCGGTGATATCTCAGAGCCATTCGAAATAAATGATAAATATGTAGTGGCCGTAATACTGGGTATAAGCAAACCCGGTCTCCAATCTGTAAACCAGGCAAGACCAATGGTAGAGCCATTACTTAGAAATGAGAAAAAAGCAGAACAAATTATAGCATCAAAATTCAAAGGCACAACGCTGGAGCAGTTTGCACAATCAACCGGTGGTGCTATCCAGTTTGCTGACAGTATTGCATACCAGTCTTACATTATCAGCGGTATAGGCAACGAACCAAAAATTGTAGGTGCTGCATTCAATAAGGGTTTACAGGGCAAGGCAAGCACACCAATAGCTGGTATGTCTGGTGTCTTCGCTATTAAGGGTGAAAGTATTTATGCTGCAGCATCGCTCGGAATAAATGCTGATATGCTGCGTGCACAAATGGAAAACCAGATGAAATCGCAGATCGCCTATCGTTCTATGTCTGCTTTAAGAGATGCAGCTAAAATAGAAGATAACCGTGCTAAGTTTTATTAGTGTTTATCAGAAAATTATTATAACAGCCCGGCATACGCCGGGCTTTTTTGTTATTAAGATGTTCTTCATTCCGAAAACAACAACAGGCCGCGAGGTATTAATTTTGTAAAAAAAGCTGCACATGCAAGAAACGATCGTAAACAGGGTTGCAGAAAGTGGTATAGTAACCATTAACCTCGAAGATTTTTATCCAAAAGACGAGATACTGGTATTCGATCTAAAAGATCACCTGTTTCGGGGTTTGTTATTAAAAGAAAAAGAATTCAGGGCTGCCCTTATAACTATCGACTGGTCTGTTTACCAGCAAAAAAATGTAGCTATTACCTGCACTTCAGATGCTATTATACCTGTTTGGGCGTATATGCTCGTCGCCACATATCTCGGGCCTTTTGCCAATAATATTATGGTAGGAACACCCGGTTTACTTGCCGAGAATATCCTGCTGCAAAACATCAGCCAGGTAGATACCACAACGTTTACAGACAAACGTATTGTTATCAAAGGCTGTGGAGACATACATATTCCTGAAAGCGCCTATGCCGCAATTACTTTCAGATTAAAACCGGTTGCAAAAAGTATCATGTACGGCGAACCATGCAGTACAGTTCCGGTATATAAAAAGAAATAATATAGATACCGGCAGGCGAACAGGTGGCATCGTCCCTTGCGTCGCAATCACTTCATCTACAGAACATAAAGCATCATTCCAATATTTATACGGGCAATTATTTACCCATAATTGTGGAATATTTTGCCTTTTCCTCACATCTTGTATTATTAATATCCACTGTGGAGAAAGTTGTTAATAAAGCATAATTTTTGCTCCCATCAACCACACGTGCATTGCAGCATGTGCTGTTTGCATTGTCTAAACGTCCCCTTTACATGAACAAATAATTTGGAGCTGGCAATAACATGATACTTATCGTTGACGATAAACCGGAGAATATTCTATCACTGAAGTCGGTGTTAACACTTCATTCCTTTCCGACAGACACAGCAACCAGCGGGGAAGAGGCATTGAAGAAAGTGCTGAAAAATAATTACGCGCTAATTATCCTCGATGTACAAATGCCTGGTATGGACGGGTTCGAAGTAGCGGAAGCCATCTCGGGTTATAGCAAAACCAAAGACGTGCCCATCATTTTTCTTTCGGCGGTAAACACAGATAAAAGATTCATTACAAGAGGTTATGGCTCCGGTGGTATCGATTACATTACAAAACCCATCGACCCTGAAATCCTCCTGCTTAAAGTAAAAACATTTTACAGGCTGTACGAGCAAACAAGACAGTTGAATGAAATGCAGGACAACCTGCGTTCAGAAATAGAGTTCAGAAAAAAAGCACAACAGGAGATCAACGAAAAAGCGCTGGAACTAAAATTTGTGCTGGAATCAATACCACAGATTGCATTTACCACCAAGCCTGACGGAACACTGGAATACAAAAACAGCCAGTGGATGTTGTATGCCGATTCTGAAAGAAATTTCCCTGTTACACATCCCGACGATGGCTGCATAGAAGAAGAATTAAAGAAACGCATGGAAAAAGGTAAACCGGTAGAAATGGAAGTACGTGTAAAAAAGCATGAGCAGCCAGATTACCGCTACCATTTATTACGCGTATTACCTGTAAAAGAAAACAATGCTATTGTAAAATGGGTTGGTACTTTTACTGATATCGACGACCAGAAACAGGCTGTAAAAAGGAAAGATGAGTTTATCAGTATTGCCAGCCACGAATTGAAAACCCCGCTTACCAGTATTAAAGGCTACGTACAACTGCTCGAAAGAACAAGTACAGATAAATCTTCCGGCGTTTATATCGACAGAACGCTTGTACAGATACGAAAGCTGGACAGCCTGATTGCTGATCTGCTTGACATCTCTAAAATAGAAAGTGGAAAACTAAAATTTAACATGCAACCTTTCGATCTTGATTCAATGGTTGCTAATACGGTTGATATCATCAGTCAAACATACCCGGATTATAAAATATCAAGGGTAGGAAAACAGGCGGAAACCATTTATGGAGATCCTGTCAGGCTCGAGCAGGTGCTTATAAACTTTCTTTCCAACTCTATAAAATATTCACCCCAATCGAAAAACGTGGAAGTGGAAACGAGGGCAGACCACAATGGAAAGATCTTTATTGGCGTACGCGACCATGGAATCGGAATTTCAAAAAAAGACCAGGAGAATATCTTCCAGAAATATTACCGTACAGAAACATCCGGTAACAGCGTACAGGGTCTTGGAATAGGCTTATATATCTGTGCGGAAATACTCAAACGACACAATTTCGAATATGGAGTAGACAGCGAACCGGGAAAAGGTTCTTTGTTTTATTTTTTAGTTCCAAAAGAGAAGACCGTTACGAACGAATAAAAGGATAATATAAACCACCCCATCATGCAAACGACCTTTAAAAGAAATCTACAGATTGGATTTGGGTTGTCTATGCTTTTGCTGATTGTTAGTTCTGTTGCATCCTACAACAGTATCACTAATCTTATCAAAAGTTCTGACGAAGTAAACCACACCAACGAAGTATTGCAGCAGGCAGAAAGCATTATCTCGTACATGAAAGACGCCGAAACTGGTCAGCGGGGCTTCCTGCTAACCAATGATGTCGACTTCCTTGAACCATTCAATGGTTCCCTGGCCAAAACTAAAACTGCTGTAGAAAAGCTGAGAGAACTTACTGCTGATAACACCGAACAGCAAAAGAATTGCGATTCTCTTGCCATGCTGGTTAATAAACGGTTTAACATTCTGCAAAAAGGAATTGACCAGGCAAAACAAAATTTTGCTGTGGATAATTTCCTGCTCGCCCAGGGTAAAGCAGAAATGGATAAAGCAAGACTGGTAATCGTTAACATACAAAGTACCGAAAAAACCCTGCTTTCAAAAAGAGTAGAAGATCTTAGAAAATACGCATCCTACACACCTGCACTTATTGTCGTTACAACTATATTATCACTGGTTATTACAATCGTCTTCTTTAAACGCGTAACAGATGACTACAATGAAAAAGCCACACTCAGCGACGCGCTGATGATTAAAGAAAAAGAAATCGTTAACCGTATTACGATTATTCAAAAAATTGCCGCACAGGTATCAGAAGGAAATTACCAGCTCAGGCTGGATGATCATGAAAGTGATGGCCTGGGAAGTTTATCTGAGTCGCTGAATAAAATGGCTTCTGCGCTCGATAAGGCATTTAAAGAATTGTCTGATAACGAATGGGTGCAAACAGGCACCGTTCAGCTTGGCGAAAAAATGGCCGGTGAAAAAACCGTGGCGGCAGTGGCATCAGAAGTAATAGAGTTCCTGGCAGAGTATACAAACAGCCAGATGGGTGCATTATACCTTGCCCAGCCTAACGGCACACTAAAGCTTACCGGCAGTTACGGCATTACTTCCGGTATTAAAAAAGAGATACAGCCTGGTGAAGGCATTATTGGCCAGGCGTATAAAAGCGGGAAAGAAAAGTTGCTCAGGAATATCGATGAAGATTTATACCTGGGTACCAGTTTTGGAGAGATAAAGCCAAAAAATGTTATCACTTATCCCGTTAAAATAGATCGGAAGCTGATGGGTGTACTTGAAATAGCCAGCGTTACCGAATATGGCGAGGTTGAACTTGACCTGTTAAAAAGTACAGAACGAAAGATTGGTATAACTTTAAATATGGCCTATAACAGGGCCAGGCTGCAGGAGCTGCTGGAAGAAACACAGGCACAGGCAGAAGAACTGCAAACGCAGCATACAGAGCTGGAAAACCTGAATGCCGAGCTGGAAGCACAGGCAGAAAAACTCCAGATATCAGAAGAGGAATTAAAGGTGCAGCAGGAAGAACTTATGGAAACAAACCAGGAGCTCGAAGAACGCTCCCGGTTGCTCGAAGAAAAAAATCACCTGGTTGTTGTAAGAAACCTTGAGATACAAAAAAAGGCAGAAGAACTTGCACTTAGCACAAGATATAAATCTGAGTTCCTGGCAAACATGTCTCATGAATTAAGAACACCGCTTAATTCAATCCTGCTGTTGTCACGATTGTTGTCCGAAAACAACAATGATACCCTTACCCCGGAAGAAGTAGAATATGCAACCGTTATCAGGAGTTCCGGGAACAGCCTGCTCCAACTTATTGATGAAATTCTTGACCTGTCTAAAATAGAATCAGGCAAAATGCAACTCGAGTACAACCAGGTAGCGGTAGATACCATACTCGCAGATATGCGCCTGCTTTTTGAGCCACTCGCCAAAGAGAAAAATGTTGCATTCGAGATCGTAAGAGATAAAAATGTTCCAGATACAATAGACACCGATAAACTGAGGGTAGAACAGATCTTAAGAAACCTCGTTTCCAACGCACTTAAATTTACAACAAGAGGCTCAATAACACTGCTTGTTAAATACCACGACAACCAGTTATCATTTGCCGTAAAAGATACAGGCATTGGTATACCGCAGGAAAAACAGGAACTGGTATTCGAAGCTTTTCAACAGGCAGATGGTTCTACCAAAAGAAAATATGGTGGTACAGGACTGGGCCTTTCCATAAGCCGCCAGCTGGCCAGGTTGTTGAATGGAGATATCACCCTTACAAGTACGCCTGGCGAAGGAAGCCAGTTTACACTTACCATACCGGTTGACAAATCTGCCACCACGGAAAGTAAGGTGGAAACGCCGGAAATTATTGCCCCCAAACCCGTAGAAACACTGGCCTCTCAGTTTATTGCAACACAGATACCCCAGGATGTGCCCGATGACAGGAACAGCATTACAGCAAATGATAAAGTAATCCTGATTGTGGAAGATGACACACCTTTTGCCAAAGCGCTGCTCGATTTTGCAAGGAAAAAAGGTTACAAAGGCATTGTAGCCGTACGCGGAGATCATGGTGTAGAGCTGGCACGCAATTATAAACCCGAAGGCATATTGCTCGATATACAACTGCCGGTTAAAGATGGTATGCAGGTAATTGATGAGTTGAAACGTGATCCGCAAACAAGACATATCCCTGTTCACATGATGTCTTCTTTCGAAGTAAAACGCGAAAGCCTTTCCAAAGGTGCAATCAATTTCATCAATAAACCTTTTGCCTACGAACAAATGGATGATGTCTTTAAACGTATCGAGCATGTCATCAAAAATGATCATAAAAAAGTGCTTATCGTAGAAGATAATTCGAAACATGCAAAAGCGCTTTCGTACTTTTTATCAACCAATAAGATCAATGCCGCTATATCCGGCAATATTGATGAGACCGTTGATTCGCTGCAGCAGAAAGAAGTAAACTGTGTAATACTCGATATGGCCGTGCCTGATATGAAGGCTTACGATACACTGGAGACGGTACGTAAAAATCAGGAGCTTGAAAACGTGCCCATCATTATTTTTACAGGCAAAAGTTTATCAAGGGCCGAAGAACAACGCATCAAGCAATATGCAGATTCTATTGTTGTAAAAACGGCACATTCGTTTCAGCGTATACTCGATGAAGTTTCTTTGTTCCTGCACCTGGTAGAAGAAAGCACACACGAGAAAGGCGCCGGCTTTACGGCCCGCAAACTGGGCTCTGTAGATGAAGTGTTGAAAAACAAAACAGTACTTATTGCAGACGATGATGTAAGAAATATTTTCTCTCTTTCACGGGCATTGGAGAAACATAAAATGAACATCGTTTCTGCCATAGACGGTAAAGAAGCGTTGCAGGCACTGAAAGATAACAAAGAGATCAATATTGTGTTGATGGATATGATGATGCCTGAAATGGATGGCTACGAATCCATCAAACGAATAAGGGAAAACCCGCACTGGAGAAACCTGCCGGTAATAGCGGTAACAGCAAAAGCAATGACGGGAGACCGTGAGAAATGCATACAGGCCGGCGCTTCAGATTATATATCAAAACCGGTAGATACCGACCAGCTTGTTTCTCTTATGAGAATATGGCTGTACGAAAATGCATAGAAAATTTTTTTTGAACCAGGCAGCATTACTGCTATTAAGCTTTCGTTGCGTCGCACTCTTCGGCGCTTAGCTCTTTGGTAAGCACGTGTTACAGCCTTGCTGCAGGTAGCAAAACCTGTTTACTAAGCAGGCTGCTGATGCAGCATCGTTTGCTGCATATAGTTATACAGTACAAGTGAGTGACACAACAGAAGCTTAATAGTACCACAAATGCTCAAAAAATAAAAACCCCATAAACAACAGCATGAAAAAGGTGTTGATTATAGATGACGATAACAAAAATATTTTTGCACTGTCTGCAACACTAAGGTCCAAGGGTTATAAAACACTTGCGGCAACCAGCGCAGAAGACGGCCTTAAACTAATAGACGATGATGGTGCCGTAGACGTGGTTCTTATGGATATGATGATGCCTGAAATGGATGGTTATGAAGCCATACATGTATTGCGCAATACAGAAGACCACAAAACATTACCGGTTATAGCTGTTACGGCCCAGGCAATGAAAGGCGACAGGGAAAAATGCCTGGCTGCGGGTGCCAATGGTTATATATCTAAACCGGTAGATGTGGATATGCTTGTAGGGCTGTTGCAGGAACTTACAAAATAGAAACCTTTGGAAACATTAGTTACAGATAATGATGTGGAACTGTTGCTGGCCGATATGCTGGAACTATACGGCTACGATTTTACAGAGTACTCAAAAGCTTCTCTGAAAAGAAGGATACAACGCATATTCATCAACGGTAAGTTTTCTTCCTTTGCGGCATTGCGCTACCGCATACAAACAGATAAAGATTATTTCAACCACGCTGTTACAGAAATTACCGTGAATGTAACAGAAATGTTCAGAGATCCTTCTTTTTACAGGGCAATAAGAGAAACAGTAATTCCAGTATTGGCCACGCACCCGTTTATACGTATATGGCATGCAGGCTGTGCTACAGGTGAAGAGGTGTATTCTCTGGCCATCATATTAAAAGAAGCCAACCTGCTGGACAGGTCGTTGTTGTACGGCACAGATATTAACCCGCTGGTGTTGGAAAAAGCAAGGAAAGGAATTTTTCCTATCAGCCAGATGCAGCAGTTTTCTAAAAACTATGTGTCGTCGGGCGGTCTCAACGATTTTTCATCTTACTATATAGCCAACTACAACCTTGCAAAATTCAACGATATCTTTCACCAAAAGATGATTTTTTCTACGCACAACCTGGTTTCCGATTCTTCGTTTAATTCGTTCCAGCTAATTCTTTGCAGGAATGTGCTTATCTATTTTGATAAAAACCTGCAGGGCAAAGTACTTGAGCTTTTTGATAAAAGCCTGGACATGCTTGGCTTCCTGGCACTGGGCTCTAAAGAAACGCTGCGTTTTACTTCTATAGCAGAAAAATTTAAACCCATAGAAGGTAAAGAGAAGATCTGGAGGAAGGTGCGATGACGCGTACATTTAAACTCATTGTAATAGGTGGTTCGGCAGGGAGCTTACAGGTAATTCTAAAATTTTTCAAACACCTGAAGCACGATTTTCCCGTTTCATTCATGCTGGTATTGCACCGCAACAACAATTTCGATTCTTCGCTGGAAGAACTGCTGGGCTTCAGAACAAATCTTACGGTAAAAGAGGTAGAGGAAAAAGAACCGGTTATGCCGGGCTTTGTATATGTATGCCCTGCAGATTACCATGTGCTGATAGAGGACGATTTTACTTTTTCACTCGATTATTCAGAAAAAATAAATTATAGCCGGCCAAGTATAGACGTGGTATTTATGTCTGCTGCAGATGTGTTTGGACGTGGCCTTCTGTGTATACTGTTATCTGGCGCAAATGCAGATGGGGCGGAAGGCCTTAAATACGCACAGGCACGTGGCGCCCTCATTGTTGTACAGGAGCCGGCAGATGCAGATGTACCGTATATGCCGCAACAGGCGTTGCTGTTGTTAACACCTGATCTCGTTTTAAAGGCAAAAGACATGGCGCCCTTCGTAAATAGTCTTGTATAAATTATGCGTGTGTCGAAGTGATCTGTTCAATCAGTTGCTCAAGTTCGGCAATGTCAAAAGGCTTCTGTAGATAATACTCGGCTTTTGCTTCTTTGCTTAGTTGCGCCACATTGGTATTGGCGCTGAAAAAGACCACAGGAATATTTCTCAGGTGCTCGGTATGTTTAATCAGTTGCGTAGCCGCAATACCGCCTGTTTCAGGAATTTTGTTGTCCATCAGGATAACCTGGGGCTTATGTGTTTCGACTTTGTCAATTACATTTTCGCAGGAGGTTTCTGTAATAACCCTGAAACCTTTACCTCTAAGAATGATGGTACAAATTTCAAGGATGTCCACGTCGTCATCAAAAATCATCACACTACTACTCATAGAGAATTTTCCTTATTGCTTTTTTTTACGGGGCAAATATACAATCAAGCAAAACAATGTTTAGAAGATATGGTTCATTGCAGCCTATCTTTTCTACAAAATTATTATTCAGATAAGTATAGCATTAGAAAACAAGGGTAAAAACGAAAACATATTATGTAAATGACTAAAACCAGCCACGTTTTTTAAAGATCCAGACCATCCATAACGGAATAATAAACATTAAACCAACAGCAATAAAAAATCCGTCTTGCTGGTGTGTGAGTGGTATTACTTCAAAGTTCATCCCAAACACCCCGCCAATAACGGCAGCAGGTGCCAGCAAGCAGGTAACAATTGCCATCACTTTCATTACTTCATTCAAACGCAGGTTTACTTTATTCATGTAAAGATCCTGCAGCGTCATAATCATGTCGCGATAGTTTTCCACGAGATCATTCGCCTGTACAATATGGTCGTAAACGTCTTTAAAATATTTGGTGGTACGGTCCTGCAACAGGTCACTTTCACTGCGTAAAAAACCATTTACCATATCTCTTACAGGGGCCATATTTCTTTTTAAAACGATCAGCTCTTTTCGAAGGTTATTGATGCGGGCCAGCGAACGGGAGTTTCCATAACGAATAATTTCTTCTTCCAGTTGTTCAATTCTTTCGCCCAGTTTCTCCATTACTATATAGTAATGGTCTACAACAAGATCAATCATTGCATAGCACAGGTAGTCGGCACCGCTGATCCGTAGTTTTGAATTGGCAATGCGCAGTTTGTCCCTTATCTGGTTAAATACATCACGACTTTTATCTTCCTGGAAACTGATTACAAAATTTTTACCCAGCACAATACTTATCTGTTCAGATTCTACGGCTCCATTCAGATCATTGAAGTAGAGCATATTTAAAAGGCAAAACAACACGTTGTCGATTTCGTCCATTTTAGGGCGCTGTCCTATGCTCAATATATCTTCCATCAGCAAAAGGTGCACACCGAAATGTTTGCTTATATTTTCAACGTCTGTTTTACGAAGTCCGTCTATATTTATCCAGCTGATCTTATTATTATCCCTGCATGTAAACGTTTCTTCTACTTTGTCCAGTTCATATTCCTTCACTTCCTCAGCGTTATAATCATACACGTATATCTCCACCTCTGTGGCTTCCTCCCTTACAGGCAATACAGTGGGGTTTACACGAAATATTTCCTTGGTACGCTTGGTATTAAAAAAAGGAAAGATAAACTGCAGGTATTTCTTTGTTTCCGAAATCATTGAATGAAATTATTCAAAAGCACAAAACCAAAAAATAAAAAAGCCGCACCAAGGCGGCTTTTTGAGATAAATGAAATCAGTTAATTTTTACTGTGGTAGTATAGTGTGCTGCCATTTTCTTCGGCAAAAATTTCTTTGCTGTGCGCCAAAACATCATCTACGCTAATGGCTGAATATTTGCCCATCTCGGTATTCATTAATTCGGCATCGCCCAGCAATTCATAGTATGCAAGACTGTTTGCGCGGCTCATCACACTCATGTCTTCAAAAGTGATCATGCTTTCTGTTTTATTCTTTACTTTTTCCAGTTCGGTTTCTGCTACCAGTTCATTGCGCAGACCAGCAACCTCCTCTTCCACCGCTTTTTCCGCATCTTCCAGCTGTATGCCTTTGATCAATTTGCCTTCTATGGTAAGCAAGCCGGCATCTGTGCTCCCAAACTGGTAACATTCAATATTACTGAAGAGCTTTTTCTCTTTTACCAGTTTCTGGTATAATCTCGAAGATGCACCGCCACCCAGTATTTCCGTAATCAGTTCGGCAACATAATAACCCTTATCAAGGCGGTCAGCCATGTGCCATGTTTTATAAAAAGCATCAAGTGGTACATCACCTTCAAGTTCCAGTTTCCTGGCCTCTTTTTGCAAAGGCTCCTGTGGTAGCGCCCTGTTATACTTCTC harbors:
- the nadA gene encoding quinolinate synthase NadA, whose translation is MEINIAAARKKINEKGFLDVNIDPSLDLFHEIERLKKEKNAVLLAHYYQEPDIQDVADYIGDSLGLAQHAAKTNADIIVFAGVHFMAETAKILNPHKKVLLPDLKAGCSLADSAPADLFSAFKAKHPDHIVISYINCSADIKALSDIICTSSNAQKIIESVPADQPIIFAPDKNLGAYLNKQIGRNMLLWNGACMVHEIFSLEKITRLKMRHPEAKLIAHPECEDSILKIADFIGSTTQLLKYAVADNANTFIVATETGILHQMQKDAPEKTFIPAPPDNACACNDCPHMKLNTLEKLYLCMEYEEPEILMDENLRVAALKPIQRMLDISKAAGLGG
- a CDS encoding peptidylprolyl isomerase, which produces MSVIQRIRDKAAWFVFGAIALSLIAFILQDAFSRRGSVFSSESTLGEVNGIDIDRETYEHKLDFYEQANGTPRSQLMGSVWDYMVEQTLMEQEYEKLGIKVGADELSDVLFGDNPPQWMQQAFTNPQTGVYDANLAKQQFAEIKKNADDARNAQLYEGYLEPTILQTEREKYQSLITGAVYVPKWMAEKTNADNNSLAKIAYVSVPYASISDSTVKVSDDDVSAYIKAHPKQFEQKEEARQISYVSFDAKPSREDSVAVIDQLQQLKSEFAATTDEKAFLARNSSELPYYNSFLNKKEIKQAVNDSIFALSVGAVYGPYADNNNYVLAKLVAERQVPDSVKVRHILVATAQQTQQGQLTRVRDDSSARKRLDSAIALLNAGSNFDSVCVQYSDDPGSKDKGGVYDYFTSGRMMEEFNDFAFTHPVGAKDVVKTAYGYHYIEVLGQKGAETGYKFAYLSKPVLASAETINNASAAATQFASSSRTRADFDANAKKLGITPQTAGDIKPNDFNIMGVGENRQMVKWIAENDPGDISEPFEINDKYVVAVILGISKPGLQSVNQARPMVEPLLRNEKKAEQIIASKFKGTTLEQFAQSTGGAIQFADSIAYQSYIISGIGNEPKIVGAAFNKGLQGKASTPIAGMSGVFAIKGESIYAAASLGINADMLRAQMENQMKSQIAYRSMSALRDAAKIEDNRAKFY
- a CDS encoding DUF2480 family protein; amino-acid sequence: MQETIVNRVAESGIVTINLEDFYPKDEILVFDLKDHLFRGLLLKEKEFRAALITIDWSVYQQKNVAITCTSDAIIPVWAYMLVATYLGPFANNIMVGTPGLLAENILLQNISQVDTTTFTDKRIVIKGCGDIHIPESAYAAITFRLKPVAKSIMYGEPCSTVPVYKKK
- a CDS encoding hybrid sensor histidine kinase/response regulator produces the protein MILIVDDKPENILSLKSVLTLHSFPTDTATSGEEALKKVLKNNYALIILDVQMPGMDGFEVAEAISGYSKTKDVPIIFLSAVNTDKRFITRGYGSGGIDYITKPIDPEILLLKVKTFYRLYEQTRQLNEMQDNLRSEIEFRKKAQQEINEKALELKFVLESIPQIAFTTKPDGTLEYKNSQWMLYADSERNFPVTHPDDGCIEEELKKRMEKGKPVEMEVRVKKHEQPDYRYHLLRVLPVKENNAIVKWVGTFTDIDDQKQAVKRKDEFISIASHELKTPLTSIKGYVQLLERTSTDKSSGVYIDRTLVQIRKLDSLIADLLDISKIESGKLKFNMQPFDLDSMVANTVDIISQTYPDYKISRVGKQAETIYGDPVRLEQVLINFLSNSIKYSPQSKNVEVETRADHNGKIFIGVRDHGIGISKKDQENIFQKYYRTETSGNSVQGLGIGLYICAEILKRHNFEYGVDSEPGKGSLFYFLVPKEKTVTNE